TTCCTTTTGCTATTGATACCAAAGAAATGGGTGGAAATGTAACCAAAGTTTTTGGACGTAAGTTAGCACAAGAGTGTACGGGTACAATAGAAATCTGGTCTCGGGGTGTGCCGTATGACCAAAGAGGATTTGCCACTGTGAGATTATAAAAGTGTAAATGAGGACGAAAGTAGCAACAACCATAAACTCTTTTGTCCTCATCATTTGTATATTAAATAATAAAAACTGAACTTCTAATGAAAACAATTACTAATTTAATATTTATAGCTTTGCTATTTGTTACAGCATCATTATCTGCACAGGAACATGGTCCTGTTTTAGGAGGCTCTTTAGGAACATTGCATGAAAAAGTGAGTGTGGTTTCCAGTAATTTTGAGGGATATAAACTTCATTATCATATTGGATATGCTTATCGGCAGTATTGGGGTAATCGTAAATTTGCAATGGATGGCATTGCTCTTTTTGGCTCGCAGGGGACTGATTATCAAGCCTTCAATTCGGATAGTCCTAAGTATAGTGTAAACGGAAAATATCTATCAATAGGGACTGTGTTCAGTTATGAATGTTTTTCTAATTTTAGACTTGGAGTCGGAGCAGATGTGGCTTGGTATGTAAATCGATTGGGTGCATCTACTTATAATAGCAAAAAAAATGCGATCGATATACCTATTGTGGCAAGAGTTAGTTATACGCTGAAATGGCTTGAACTACAACTATCTTATAAACAAGGTACTTGCAATCTGATGAATACTAGTGGTGTTGGAAAAGTAACTTCACGAAATATTCAATTTTCTGTTTTTATGCCAATATTTAAATAATGAGTGTTGAAGTAGGAGAATATAGGCTTGACTGTGCTATTTATAGAAATAGAATATGCAGTCTTGCCTTTGTGTTTATTCTTCTATCTTCACTTTGACATAAATTGCACATTCATTTTGATATGTATATGATTTCTTTGTACTTTTGTACCCATTCATCCAGTAAACTTGCAAAAGACAATGAATCAGATACATTCCGTATGCGTATACAGCGCATCCAGCACTAAGATAGCCCCCGTATATTTTGAAGCAGCCGAAAAACTCGGCCGCCTGCTTGCCAAACAACATATCCGTCTGATAAACGGTGCCGGAAGCATCGGACTGATGCGCTCCGTAGCCGACGCAGTTCTGAAGAATGGCGGTGAGGTGACAGGTGTTATCCCCCACTTCATGGTCGAACAGAACTGGCATCACACAGGGTTGACGGAATTGATCGAAGTCACTTCCATGCACGAACGCAAGCAGAAGATGGCGAATCTGAGCGACGGCATCATTGCCTTGCCGGGCGGATGCGGCACTCTGGAAGAATTGCTTGAAATCATCACATGGAAACAGCTCGGACTGTATCTGAATCCGATTATCATTCTGAATATAAACGGCTTTTTTGATCCGCTGTTCCAAATGCTCGAACGGGCAATAGAGGAAAACTTCATGCGCCAGCAACACGGTGATATATGGAAAGTGGCACAAACACCGGAAGAAGCGGTGGAGTTACTTCAGACAACTCCCGTATGGGACGCTTCTATCCGTAAATTTGCAGCCATATGATAGCCGATATTCTGAACTCCGGATTCGAGGGAATCCCTATCTCCTACTCTCCCCGTACGGATGATGTGATTGCCTTGACATTGCTTGCCTGCTTCTTTCTTTCCTCCATCGCTCTGGCTCGTGGAAAGAAGTTTCTCACCCAACAGGTGAAAGACTTTGTATTGCATCGCGAGCGGACAAGCATTTTTGATAGTTCTACGGCAGCCGATGTGCGCTATCTACTCGTACTGGTAGTGCAGACCTGTGTATTGACAGGTATCGTGTTCTTCAATTATTTTCATGATACATGTCCGATGCTGATGACCAAGGTCTCCCCTCTCCTGCTATTGGGGATTTATGTCGGCTTCTGTCTTGCCTATTTTTTACTGAAATGGTTACTTTATATGTTCCTCGGATGGGTGTTTTTTGACAAAAACAAGACAAATATATGGTTGGAATCTTATTCTACGCTCATATATTACGTCGGATTCGCCCTTTTTCCTTTTGTTCTATTCCTTGTTTATTTCGATCTGAACCTGACCAATTTAGTGATAATCGGACTAATTATTCTAATTTTTACTAAAATATTGATGTTTTATAAGTGGGTAAAGCTTTTTTTTCATCAATTAAGTGCGGCTTTCCTATTAATTTTGTACTTTTGCGCTCTTGAAATCATACCCTGTCTGCTACTCTATCAGGGAATGATCCAGGTAAACAATGTATTGCTAATAAAAATTTAGGACGTTGAAAATTAAAAAAGTACTAGTTTCGCAGCCTAAGCCTGCGTCAGAGAAATCTCCCTATTACGACATAGCAGAGAAATATGGCGTAAAAATAGATTTCCGGCCGTTTATAAAGGTCGAGAGTCTTTCGGCGAAAGAATTCCGGCAACAGAAGGTTTCAATTCTTGATCACACTGCTGTTATATTCACTTCACGCCACGCAATCGATCACTTCTTTAATCTGTGTACGGAGCTGCGTGTGACTATTCCGGAAACAATGAAGTATTTCTGTGTCACAGAAGCGGTTGCATTGTACATTCAGAAGTATGTGCAATATCGCAAACGTAAAATCTTCTTCGGTGCTACCGGAAAGATTGAAGATTTGGTGCCATCTATCGTAAAGCATAAAACGGAGAAATATCTCGTCCCTATGTCGGACGTGCAC
This sequence is a window from Bacteroides thetaiotaomicron VPI-5482. Protein-coding genes within it:
- a CDS encoding TIGR00730 family Rossman fold protein; the protein is MNQIHSVCVYSASSTKIAPVYFEAAEKLGRLLAKQHIRLINGAGSIGLMRSVADAVLKNGGEVTGVIPHFMVEQNWHHTGLTELIEVTSMHERKQKMANLSDGIIALPGGCGTLEELLEIITWKQLGLYLNPIIILNINGFFDPLFQMLERAIEENFMRQQHGDIWKVAQTPEEAVELLQTTPVWDASIRKFAAI
- a CDS encoding DUF4271 domain-containing protein codes for the protein MIADILNSGFEGIPISYSPRTDDVIALTLLACFFLSSIALARGKKFLTQQVKDFVLHRERTSIFDSSTAADVRYLLVLVVQTCVLTGIVFFNYFHDTCPMLMTKVSPLLLLGIYVGFCLAYFLLKWLLYMFLGWVFFDKNKTNIWLESYSTLIYYVGFALFPFVLFLVYFDLNLTNLVIIGLIILIFTKILMFYKWVKLFFHQLSAAFLLILYFCALEIIPCLLLYQGMIQVNNVLLIKI
- a CDS encoding uroporphyrinogen-III synthase, whose protein sequence is MKIKKVLVSQPKPASEKSPYYDIAEKYGVKIDFRPFIKVESLSAKEFRQQKVSILDHTAVIFTSRHAIDHFFNLCTELRVTIPETMKYFCVTEAVALYIQKYVQYRKRKIFFGATGKIEDLVPSIVKHKTEKYLVPMSDVHNDDVKNLLDKNNIQHTEAVMYRTVSNDFTSDEEFDYDMLVFFSPAGVTSLKKNFPDFDQKEIRIGTFGSTTAQAVRDAGLRLDLEAPTVQAPSMTAALDMFIKENNK